Below is a genomic region from Ailuropoda melanoleuca isolate Jingjing chromosome 8, ASM200744v2, whole genome shotgun sequence.
tttggctattgtggacattgctgctataaacattgggatgtatGTGCCCCTTAcaatcattatgtttgtatcctttggataaatacctaatagttcAATTGttgggccatagggtagctctattttttactttttgaggggcttccatactgtcttccagagcggctgcaccagtttgcattcccaccaacagtgtaagagagttcccctttctccacatcttcaccagcatttgtcgtttcctgacttgttagttttagccattctgactgctgtgaggtggtatctcattgtggttttgatttatgtttcctgatgccgagtgatgttgaatattttctcatgtgtctgtcggccatttgtatgtcttctttggagaaatgtctgttcatgtcttctgtccatttcttgagtGGATTTTTTCTTGgagggggtgttgagtttgataagttctttatagactttgggtactagccctttatctgattagacatttgcaaatatcttctcccattctgtaggttaccttttagttctgttgactgtttcctttgctgtgcagaagctttttatcttgatgaggttccaatagttcatttttgcttttgtttcccttgcctttgaagaagTTGTTGCAGGCGAGGTtgaagagattgctgcctgtgttctcctttagcaTTTTGATGGATGCCTgcctcatgtttaggtctttcatccattttgagtttattttagtgtatggtataagaaagtggtccagattcattcttctgcatgttgctgtcccattttcccaacaccatttcttgaagagactgccttttttccattagatattctttcctactttgtcaaaaattaattggccatagagttgagggtccattgctgggttctctcttctgttctattgatctctgtgtctgtttttgtgttagTACCATATTGCCTTTATGATGTCActtttgaatatgtatttttaagcacAGTCGAGGTGTCAGTCTGACCTGGTCTTATTTAATCATCAATACACTATACAGCAagtatttatctctcttttccaAGGAGTAAAGTATAAGTCAGATATGtaaggaaatatttgaatattatatagcttgaatgttattttacttttcttatataATAATCCAAAAATACAGATACGTATAAACTAAAAAAGGTCCCATTCAaacttaccttcttttttttttaagatttatttatttatttgagagggagagagcacaggggtgcaaagtagaggcagagggagagagaaactttagcagactcggCACTGAGTGGAGAGACCCATGTGaggctagatcccatgaccctaagatcacaacatGAGCTGAAAACAAGTCAGgcacttaagggactgagccacccaaacaccccaaCCCTACCTTCTAATAGCATTCCTCTCCCTAAAGATAACCAGCTTTAGCTTTCTGATATGAGtccttccaaaaatatttctgataccAGGGAGAAAGGTGgtgggtgagagagaggaagtgaaagaaagaagggtGGAAGTGTGGAGAAAGagatttaatatttgtttatttatctcttgaaaaaagtatttccaTTATATTAAGTTGGAGGTAATATTATCCTTTCTGCAGTCTTAGGATAAATAAAGACAGACTACTATctaaaatcattttgaaagtctgatattttgaaaattcaagcTGATGTTTACTCACCTTTGCTTTACTATTAGATATGGGGAAAGGAGTGTGGACATTTTTTTAGGTGATATAACtgggaaaaggggaaaatgacAGGGGTACCCAGATGTCCCATATCTGCAAGGAGGGGGCTCCCACCTTCAGTCAAAAGACCCCTTCCCTTCAGTGAGGCTCCACCCAGCTTGGCGTCTTAGCTTCATGTGCGGCTCCTTCCCTCTAGTGGTCAAAGCAACAACTGCAGCCTACTTTTCTAAAGAGTTCTTCCGGGTATGTTTAAGAGGATATAATACATGAATACCTGCCATTTGCGTTGACATGGTTGGaaatggaggggattatgctgagtgaagtgagtcaagcagagaaagacaattatcatatggtttcactcatatgtggaacataagaaatagtgtggaggaccaccggggaagggagggagaactgaatgggaagacatcagggagggagataaaccatgagagattctggactcctagaaacaaactgagggttacagagggagggggataaggagatggggtaactgggtgatgggtattaaggagggcatgtgatgtgatgagcactgggtgttatactcaactaatgaatcagtgaacactacatcaaaaacgaatgatgtactcTATGCTAGCTAAtcgaacattaaaaaaagaaccttcaaaaaaataatacattaatataagaaaaaataatatcttgaTTGAAATCATCCATTTTTTGTCATTGCGATTACCACTGACATTCTCAAACTTCACAGTAATCACTCAGATTCTCCTGAGAGTGGGCCACTAGACTGTGGGACATTAAATCGAAGAAGGTACCCTGGAGCTCACTGGTCTAAGCTAAAATAGCTACAGCAGAGTGAACTAAGCAAGTTTACAGATAGTTTCCACAAAGAGTGAAAGGAGTGGACACTTTTCCAGATCAGTGCACAAGGAAAAAGTACTGGATGATAGGTCCCCTATGATAATGAACAAATAGCATAAATCTATACCAATTATTAGTCCAGACAAAAATACAGACTGAGTAGATCAGGCCAAGATGGAGGCAAGAAGGATGAGAGAGATGGTGGGgacaagaaacaaaaagccaTTTGATCAGAATGACAGAAAAGGACAGACAGCACTTAACCACAAATGATGGTGACACCAACAGTGCGGATGAGTCTGTGTCTAAAGACAGAGGCACAACACTCGTGGTAGGAGACAGCCACCTGGCAGTCACAGGATTGGGCCATCAGTGTAGAGGATTTCATAAAGACAATCCAAAGAGGAAGCATAAGTGAACGTAAGCTTAAAAGCCAAACTCTGAGGCATTGCAACACAGCTTCCCCATGACTGGGAAGGATGTGGGAAGGTCAAGACCAGACCCATCTGAGCCAACGTGGGGAGGACATGGGCTCATCAGCAAGGGTTCTATCCTAGCGCTGGCCAGGGGGACAGGGTGGAGATAACAGAAGGGAGAGGATCCCGGCAGGGAGAACTAGGGAAGCGGCGAGGATGAAGGAGAAGACCATCGGTGTTAGTCACCATGGGCAAGTCGGTTACAGCATTGCAGAAACTAACACTTTGTCTTAACTCCACTTAGAGATCTGGGTCACGGTTAACATGTCGGATGTAGAAGGGTGCAATAATGGATTTAGGAAACATCTAATGATTCTTTACAATTCGTGAGTGATGATCAGTCTCGGAGAATTTGAGGAAATGGGCAAATTTGGGGGAGTGGactaaaaatatttgtcatttttggtGGTTGGAACTGATGGTCATTTTATCTCAGCCCACGAGGTGAGGATTTGAAATGATGTTTAACAGAAAACAGGACAGAAGTAGAAACAAGCAAATAAGCCACAAATCAATACAAATGTGCATCAGAAATATGATTTGCTTCACTAATTTTAGGCAGTTTCTCACACAATTCAGGTTTATTTATTGCTCAGATGTGAATTATCGGTCAGTTCTGCTGGGTGCTCACCTCCACGCAGAGGCAGAGGAATGCTGACTCTTTCCAGCTTTTGAATTCACCATCTCACAGTCTTTTACTTCTCACCACATGAAAGGCAGAGAGGATGATAAGACACCCCTGGCTTGGCTAGGAACAGATGACTGTCTTCAAGTTCCTTCAGTCAGAACCAGCCTCGTGGCCAATGTAATCGCAAGGGCTGATGGGAGAGATAGAGGAGCACGTAGATTCCCGTGATCTGTACTCTCTCTGCCACTGTCGTCATGAGTGATCAGCATGACCTCACATGTCCAAAAGCACCAGGAGTATTGAGTGTAAAATCAAACTCAAAGTAAGCAAGTAGGTATTATGCATAAGCAGTGAGGATGAGACAAGTGCCAAAAGCTCAGCAAACTCCATAATATCGGCTAAATCCAGCTTCTCTTACTTCAAAGTATCTTAGTCCAGAACAAATAACTTCGGCTTTTAGTTAACTCTCTCTTGTCTGTCCCTGGCCATGTGAGCTGATTGTCCTTTCTGTGATCCCAAAGGCTCCTGGTAAATAAGCTGCATTTTCTTATAGCTCATTTCTGCATATATCAGTTTTGTGTTTGTACATCTTTCTCCCTAACTAGACCATACAGCTCTTCAAATTAGGGATTATATTTTGTTCACCTTTATTTCTCTAATACTCACTATAAGACGTGGTACCTATCAGGCACTTAATGAATTTTGGTGAATGGACAATATTAAGTGATTCCTTAGATATTCATTAGATATTTACTGTGATACATACTTAACATGCAGTTTAAGAAAGCAAATAGAGATATCCAGGCATGTTATAGAGGAACAGATACCCATCAACTCAGAGTAGTAGACATCGCTAGATATACTGAACCACTTGCAACAAACAGGCATATTTTCTTACACGTATTATTCATAAATATAGCTGATTGACACAGAGAAACACAATGTAGATTTTACATATACTCTCATAAACACAGTCTTGCcaacctccttctcccttctgtcAGGGTCACCCATCCTCACTCATCCCCTAGGTGTAATGGTCTGAGTTACCTAACCCTCCACCAAGTCTTCAACAGATAAGCAGGGTCCCATTTAAGGCACGATTGATGGACcgaatattttatttgttttcatcagATGAGAACatgaaggagagaaaattttCCCCTCACTTGGACCACAAACTCTGTTTGTATAGACGTATCTGATTAAGTTCCACATTATGTGACTTTGGATACAATACTTAACCTACCAAATAATCTACCTACatctcagtctcttcatctgacAATTAGGAATTATCGTGAAATTTACATGACGATCAATTAGATGAAAGAGTGAAGCTCTCAGGGCATCAAGTAGCAACAGTAAGATCTGaatatataattgattttcttctattattagtATACTCTGGACTTATGTGGGCATCCAGGCTCCACATCTAAGCTCTTCGAGCCACTTTAGAGAAATACCTCTATCTCCTACTTACAGTTATGGAGTTGAATCTTAAAGTGTAGTATCTGTGCTTATTATCCCTATTACAAttcattttgttagttttgttcCCTGGTCCCATATGTCAACAATACTTTTGGATCCAGCTGTTCAGTAGTGATAGCATTTGATAATATGCTGAGAGGCTTGGGTGAGCTATCAGAAGAGGCAGGGCCAGTGAAGGCAACAACAAGGGGATCAGCAAGAAGTCAGATAAAGGGAGTGTCTAGGGAAGATGTCTCCTGAGGGAGCACTCACAAgatagagaatgaagaaagaagaatgatAGATCTAATATATtagatcacaaagacagcatggtactggcacaaaaacagacacatagaccaatggaacagaacagagaacccagaaatggaccctcagctctttgggcagctaatctttgacaaagcaggaaaaaacatccagtggaaaaaagacagtctcttcagtaaatggtgctgggaaaattggacagctacatgcaaaagaatgaaacttgaccactctctcacaccatacacaaagataaactccaaatggatgaaagacctcgatgtgagacaagaatccatcaaaatcatcgaggagaacataggctgcaacctctttgacctcggccacagcaaattctttcatgacacatctccaaaggcaagagaaacaaaagataaaatgaacttgtgggatttcatcaagataaaaagcttctgcacagccaagaaacagtcaagaaaactaagaggcagcccacagaatgggagaagatatttgcaaatgatgctacagataaaagacttgtatccaagatctacaaagaacttctcaaactcaatacatgagaaacaaataatcaaatcaaaaaatgggcagaagatatgaacagacacttttccaatgaagacatacaaatggctaacagacacataaaatatatttttcagatttcaggcaaaaaagaaagggcaaagaaagaaatattgtaaCATCTTCATTGCCATGTTTAAAGTATTAAGTGTCTAAAACTATCACCTTTTATTCataaatcattgccaaattcTGTGTCCCTAAACAGGATGTCTGAAAGCTGTGTGTTGCTTAGATTTTTTGTCCCTTCTCAAGAACTGCTGTGTAGACATGAATATGCAACAAATTAATTCATGGAGAACTCTTAGAATAATTCCTAAAACAGGATGTGTGCTATGACTCTGAGACATTGAAGTCTGTCAACCAAAATGAACAGAATGAAACCTtacaacattttgaaaaaaaaaaaaaagaaagaaatagagggaAGAAACTATTCCATCAGTTTTGCCGGGTTTCCTGACTTGATTAGCAGAAAAATTTCATCAAGTGAAAAAGCCCCGAGTTCTTTTGTGTGGAGAGGGAAGCAAGGGGAGACGGAAACAAGAGATATCTAAATCTATACTCtgtttttacagaagaaaaatttcaggAGGTGAAGTAGaaatccagaaagaagaaaaattagtatGTCGGTGTTCAGCAGCCACTGGGAAGAGAACAAGGAGTGCTGGGGGATCTGGCTTCAACTGGCTGATAGGAAATTGGTGCCTTGCTATTTGGCCTTTGATCTGTATCAGTTtccatttaataataaaatccaCTGATATACTGAAGGAAATCGAAGTTTCAAGTGGATGCTTCCTAGAGTTCTATACATTTGCTAGTTTTCCTCActgagatttatttacttttagaagAACATCATTTCCAATACGGTTAGATTCAAACAGAGagatgggaagatgaaaaaatagATCATTCTAGTTATCATTTATATAACACACAAAATGTACTTCCAGCTACACATCTTCCTTCAGATGAACTGTCTTTGACCCAGGCTGTGTTTAGTCACTTATACGGCACTTTCCGAAGTAGTACTTCTTCTCTCTTCACATACAAGATCTGGAAAGCCCCATCTCAGCTCTTTCCTATATCCCTTTTCCCCAAGATCACCAGCATTTCCtcttacatatgtattatatatgtataataaatacactttaataaaatattctatatattctattCCAATATGCATGCTAATACATATATTGGAATACatacacagaatatatatatatatatagagagagagagagaatatatacatagaatattatatgctatatatattctAATAACACTTTCTGTACATATTCTATtccaatatatatattctaatacaGGTGTAATATTAGAATACATATCTGCTCAAGTCAACTTATAGCTTTATGTAATGATTAAAATTTCATCTAACTCTGAAAAAAGGCACTGAGGATAAAACCAAGCTTCTCTTCCAATAACGGGAAATGAAAAACTCCCAGAGATCTCAAGATTGTGAAATAAAATCTCAAGCCCTACTGTGCATAGAAAATAGGCGAATAATGCTTCTCTGAATTTGCTTGGTCTTGATACTATATATAATGGTGTTCATTAATGGGGGAAACAGAAAGTAGACATAGCTCATGGTAATGTGGACCACATGTGGTGCATGTTTCCCAAACCTGTGGATGAAAGTCAGGCCAATCACAGTAACATAAAACACCAGAACACAGCTAATATGGGAGACACAGGTGTTAAGGGCCTTAGCTCGCTCCTGTCCAGAGGCGATGCCCATAACTGTCTTCAGGATTAAAATATAAGAGAAGAGGATAGTCAGAGCATCTAGGAAGAAAGTCAAAGCAACCAGAATCACTGGGTACACGCGATTAAATGTAATTTCAGCACAGGCGAGTTTCATGACATCTTGGTGGAGGCAAAAGGCATGGGAAAGAACATGGGAACGGCAATATGGGAACCAGTAGAGTGGCACAATTGGGGGCACAAGGGATAAAAAACCTCTCATTAGTACCCCCAATCCTGTCTTCATCACCCGGGAATTGGTAAGAATGGAGTTATATCTCAGAGGGGTGCGGATGGCGATGAATCGGTCATAGGCCATGGCAAGCAAGACACCTGATTCCACAATGGAAAGGGAGTGAATAATATAGGCCTGCaggaagcaggctccatggctcATCTCCCGGTGATTCATCCATAAGACGCCCATGACAGTAGGCATCGTGGTCAATGTCACCATCAGATCTGTGCCTGCCAGCATGGCAAGGAAATAGTACATGGGTTCATGGAGGCTGTGGTCATCCTTGATGAGGTAAAGGAGAGTGCCATTGCCAAGAAGCACAGAGACGTAGACTGCAAAGAAGGGGATGGAGATCCAGTGATGGGCAGCCTCCAGACCTGGGAAGCCAGTCAGCAAAAAGGGGGCAGCGCTGATATTGGGCCACATAGTATGTCCACAAGTGGAGAGCAAGTTTATGGAAGCTATGAACCCAGAAATCCAGTTTTCAGTGTGCACTACCTCCCAATGGGAATATATTACAACAGCCTCGACCACAATCTTTGTACTCAGGCTAATTAATTGGTATATACATGGTTTTACAACTATTTTCTTACAGAAGAGGAGTAGAGATTTCTAGGCTTATTAATGATGAAGAATCATGGTCTTTTcccacattatatataatatcaggttaatggttaaaattttctcaattaaaaaaatttttttcaaaatgttaggCCACACTGTTAGATATTATGCTAGAAAATGTTTGAagcaataaagtttttaaaaaagaagataaaaatatttgagtggATAACTACATTACTTAGTtacactgctttctttttttttttggttgtaaaTACATTGATATACTTGAAACATTTAaacttgatttaattttatatatgcaatCATGATAgagacattttttgttgttatcagaaaattttgttccattttgaaATTGAATGTCAGCATTTTATGGAATTCTCACAAAAGTCAGAAacccttgatttaaaaaaatggacaatagCAGACAATGTCACATTTAACCTAAACCCATTCACAGTTTGCTTGAAGTCCCCCATTAAAAGCTTCAAACCTGCTGTGATACATTTGTCCAAAGGAGGTCTGTGCTATTATGTTTCTCACCCCAGATGGAATATGACCCCTATGCAGGCCTCTGGAAAATCTTTCTATCTTCTCTTGCCTGCATCTAACATCAGAAGGTAAGGAGTCATTCTATATTTCTATTCCTGGCACTCACCCACTACTGTCTTGTTGGAATGGTtactttctttctgtcttatcTGAAGACTTACTTCAGACTCTCCTTCTCAAAAAACTCTTGAAGAGGCCAAGTTGAAGAGTTTATGTTTGTAGAAATCACCTCCCCAGAGTTTCAGCTTTCCAGCCACTTGGGAGATTCTTTGATTTTCCTCCCCTGTCCTCTTTTTCTGAAAGTGGCTGGGCCATTCAACTGGTGTCCCCAGCCAGGCCTCTCGTGCATTTCCCCAAGGgtgtgttaggaaaactggaaacTCAAAAACCACCCTGATTGGGATGTCAGGGCTTGATTATGTTACCCCAAGATCGTCAACATTGGCATTCCTACTGTCTATCTCAAAGGTCAAGGGAGTCGTATGTGCCTTTGTTACTCCTAGAATTTGTGAATTCTAATcgcatttttgtcttttttgtcacTTTGGAGAAATCAGTTCTGATTCATAGGAACCTAATCGGTCTGTGAACAGCAAGGTGAATGAAAGATGTCTTATATTGTATCTTAAAATTACTTCATTTATCATTGCCTATTTTGTGACAGGTTCAGGGTGATGGACATGTTCTTTTCATTAACTAAACTCAAAATCTAGCGGGAAccggaaagaaaatatttgccatgaATTTATAAAGCACTGTTAAAATGAACATCAGTGAGCTAGGGAGAAGGTATCCCTAGGATCTGGGCAAGGTTCCTGGAATGCTCTTTAAGCTGAGAATTGAAAAATAGAAGAGTAaggaatataatattttttctaagatagGGCACTAATTCtatggagagaaataaataaaaaccacccAAAGAATAACATGTGCACTAATCAtaggacaaggaaaaaaaatgatgactttaaacaaaaaatatttgtatactaAATTTATACCAAGAGTTATAACATCTCTAAGTTTATGAGAGAAACTTAACACAAAGTGAATCTGTGGTAGCAGATTCTGATCACATAGGGTCTTACAATTCATGTAAGGAGTTTTGACTTTACCCAAAGGACAAGAGTATGAAATAAGTGATGGGCCATCCTTACAATCAGCTAATTAATCATTGTTTAAAGGTCACTTTGCTACGGTATGAGGAGCACATTGGAAAAGAGGTAGAATAAGTGAGAAGAATCAAGACACAGTAATCCGCATGATAAATTGGGTTGGTGTGGATGTGATAGGATGTTATCAGTAGGGTTGATAGAAGTGGACATGCTCCAGTGAAGAATCACTGGGTAGAAACCTTGATctatccttttctcttcctgggtAAGAATGCAAAGACCCATGTGTTCTATGAGCTTCTAATAGTGTCAATTGCTTCAGTTTGTTTCTATTGTCTTGTATCTCCTGACCTTTCAGCACATGCTCATACAGGCCTAGCTTTTACTATGAAAATTAACAATCAGGCAAAAAGATGcacatattaaaaattgtttcaataAATGACTAGCTAATGAATACATTACTGTCTTTTCTTAAAAGCTCAGTGCTACAGCATACCATATTTCCTTTGGTCATTTTAATAGGTCAAACATTATTGGGACTTTTACTCATCCTCAAATTAgcagaatatttttcaaagatggaTTTTATGCATAATCAGGAATCATTTTGGGGTCAATAACATTCATGTacttaaaataatccagaaattttatatttgtttcttcccaaacttttcttttatacatttttctaaaatctatcaattttatgtcttatatatatatcatacctatccaatacatttattttcactttaataattTTAGCTACTGGTATCTCTCTCTGAAACTGACACAGtatctttctgattttcttgtGTCCCTCTTGCTGAACTACACATACCTGAACATATAAATTGTAAACATATAAATTGTAAAcataactgaaatcatatcacTCCCTTGCTTAGAACTAATTCAGTAGCTTCTTGTGACTCTCTGGGTAGACACCTAAACCCTTGCCATGGCCAACGGGATGCTACTTATTTaaccaccttcccctcccccagagctaTCACTTTCTTCATGTCAGCCACATTCCCAGAAGTTTCCATGAACCATCCCACCTATAGCCTCCTCACATACTACTTTCTGCTTAAAACATTCTTATGCCTGTTTGACCAATTAACTTCTAATACACCCTCAGCTCTCAGCTGAAGACACAATCCTCAGGGaacctttcccttctctcagtcTGGAAGTGATCCTTTTTGGAACCCACATCCTCAAAAGGGTTTGTCCTTCACATGTTGTCGCTAGTTACAGAGATAATTTCAAATGTaggtttctttgattttttgacCCACTGTGGACTGGATCTAGATAAGACAATATTTTGTATTGGTCTGTTTGCAGTTAAATTGTTTTCGTTCAGCATCATTCCTGTCTCATGCCTTAAAATATTAGCCAAATGGCTGAATATTACTGTTACTACTTTGAAAATAGAATCAATGAggatttctttaaatcttttaattttctccaaatattaacttattataaaatagaatgtGCAAAAAGAAGTTatgcaaaaaatgagaaatcataagaaaaaaccTGGAATCAAGGAGGTCTTCATCATGTGGCCACCAAATCTCaataaggtaaataaaaatgaaattatttatatatagaattttaaattctatatctaaaaagacaaatagaaattgGGATATATTTGCAATATAAATGGCTCACTAGGGTTCATTTATAATGAGTTCCCACAAATAAATTAGGAAATGATGAACTCCCTGATAGGAAAATAACAAGAGATATGATCAAAAATTCCAAAGTAAGCCATGAAAATAGATACAACAAATTTTTGATGTGTTTTAGcataaaaattaattgcataCACAGAAAACACAATATCCACATTGTACttaattttccagaaaattaaaagtgtttttatCCCTTACGTAGAGTTTAAAGGCAAGAACACAGAATAACAAGGAAACAAATCAGCACATAAACCCATAACTCATAAGCTTCATAAATGGCGTTGTATCATTTGAAGAAATGGCGAATGCCACAATAGGTTTTAAGACTTAGTGGAATTAGAATTCCATGGCCCTAGGTTCAGAGAAACCTCAGATCTCTACTATCTGCATTTAACTTCCGAATCGATCTTTGGATAAAAGGCGAAGAATGCCATATTGAATTTGCTTGGTCTTGATGCTATAGATGATAGGATTCattaaaggaggaaagaggaagtagACATAGCTCATTATAATGTGGACCACTGATGGCACATTTTTCCCAAACCTATAGATGAATGACAGACCAATCACAGTGACATAAAAGATGAGGACACAGCTGATGTGGGAGATACAAGTGTTGAGGGCTTTGGTTCTCTCTTCACCGGAGGCTATGCCCATGACAGTCTTAAGAATTAGGATATAGGAGAAAAGGATGATCAGAGAATCTAGGAAGATTGTTAAACAAACCAAAATTACAGGGTAAAGTCTATTGAAAGTTATGTCAGCACAGGCCAGTTTCATGACTTCTTGATGAAGACAGAAAGCATGGGAGAGAACATGAGAGTGgcaatatggaaatgaaaagagacGCAAGATTACAGGGATAATGGATATAAAACCCCTCATGAAAGCTCCCATCCCTAACATTACCACTCGAATATTGGTGAGAATGGAAGTGTATCTCAAGGGATTGTGGATGGCAATAAAACGGTCATAGGCCATGGCAAGTAAGATACCCGATTCCACGACTGAAAGGGAGTGAATGAAGTAGGCCTGCAGGAAGCAGGCTCCGTGGCTTATCTCCCGGTGATTCATCCATAAGACACCCATGACAGTAGGCATCGTGGTCAATGTCACCATCAGATCTGTGCCTGCCAGCATGGCAAGGAAATAGTACATGGGTTCATGGAGGCTGTGGTCATCAGAGTGCCATTGCCAAGAAGCACAGAGACGTAGACTGCAAAGAAGGGGATGGAGATCCAAGGGGATGGAGATCCAGTGATGGGCAGCCTCCAGACCTGGGAAGCCAGTCAGCAAAAAGGGGGCAGCGCTGATATTGGGCCACATAGTATGTCCACAGGTAGAGAGCAGCTTTCTAGAAGCATTGAACTCAGGAGCCCAGAGTTTTTACTGGTATAATACCACAGAAGCCTCAACCACAATCTTCATACTTGGGGATAATTAATTGGTATGATAAATGTAACTCCACAAGTATTTTCCtgcagaagaagaagagaggttTGCA
It encodes:
- the LOC100472448 gene encoding olfactory receptor 51B2, with the protein product MWPNISAAPFLLTGFPGLEAAHHWISIPFFAVYVSVLLGNGTLLYLIKDDHSLHEPMYYFLAMLAGTDLMVTLTTMPTVMGVLWMNHREMSHGACFLQAYIIHSLSIVESGVLLAMAYDRFIAIRTPLRYNSILTNSRVMKTGLGVLMRGFLSLVPPIVPLYWFPYCRSHVLSHAFCLHQDVMKLACAEITFNRVYPVILVALTFFLDALTILFSYILILKTVMGIASGQERAKALNTCVSHISCVLVFYVTVIGLTFIHRFGKHAPHVVHITMSYVYFLFPPLMNTIIYSIKTKQIQRSIIRLFSMHSRA
- the LOC100472203 gene encoding LOW QUALITY PROTEIN: olfactory receptor 51B2 (The sequence of the model RefSeq protein was modified relative to this genomic sequence to represent the inferred CDS: inserted 1 base in 1 codon; deleted 1 base in 1 codon); its protein translation is MWPNISAAPFLLTGFPGLEAAHHWISIPWISIPFFAVYVSVLLGNGTLXDHSLHEPMYYFLAMLAGTDLMVTLTTMPTVMGVLWMNHREISHGACFLQAYFIHSLSVVESGILLAMAYDRFIAIHNPLRYTSILTNIRVVMLGMGAFMRGFISIIPVILRLFSFPYCHSHVLSHAFCLHQEVMKLACADITFNRLYPVILVCLTIFLDSLIILFSYILILKTVMGIASGEERTKALNTCISHISCVLIFYVTVIGLSFIYRFGKNVPSVVHIIMSYVYFLFPPLMNPIIYSIKTKQIQYGILRLLSKDRFGS